From the Theobroma cacao cultivar B97-61/B2 chromosome 2, Criollo_cocoa_genome_V2, whole genome shotgun sequence genome, one window contains:
- the LOC18607440 gene encoding cytokinin riboside 5'-monophosphate phosphoribohydrolase LOG5 produces MDMEGNVVKSRFKRVCVFCGSSTGKRKCYRDAAVELAQELVARRLDLVYGGGSIGLMGLVSQAVHRAGRNVLGIIPRTLMSKEITGETVGEVRPVADMHQRKAEMARHSDCFIALPGGYGTLEELLEVITWAQLGIHDKPVGLLNVDGYYNYLLTFIDKAVDDGFIKPSQRHIIVSAPNAKELVQKLEEYVPVHDGVIAKASWEVEQQQQTLQQVGFNATTLQTEIAL; encoded by the exons ATGGATATGGAAGGGAATGTTGTGAAATCAAGATTCAAGAGGGTATGTGTGTTTTGTGGAAGCAGTACTGGGAAGAGGAAATGTTATAGAGATGCTGCTGTTGAATTAGCCCAAGAACTG GTGGCAAGGAGATTGGACCTTGTTTATGGAGGAGGGAGTATTGGGTTGATGGGTTTGGTTTCACAAGCTGTTCACCGTGCTGGAAGGAATGTTCTTGG GATCATTCCTAGAACTCTGATGAGCAAAGAG ATAACTGGTGAAACGGTTGGGGAAGTAAGGCCAGTAGCCGACATGCACCAAAGGAAGGCAGAAATGGCCCGCCACTCTGATTGTTTTATTGCCCTACCAG GTGGGTATGGAACTTTGGAGGAGTTATTGGAAGTGATAACTTGGGCTCAGCTGGGAATCCATGACAAGCCT GTGGGTTTGCTAAATGTTGATGGCTATTATAACTATCTACTGACTTTCATCGACAAAGCCGTAGATGATGGctttatcaaaccttcccAACGCCACATCATTGTCTCTGCACCAAATGCCAAAGAACTGGTCCAGAAGCTTGAG GAGTACGTGCCTGTGCATGATGGAGTCATAGCCAAGGCAAGTTGGGAGGTTGAGCAGCAGCAACAAACCCTGCAACAGGTGGGGTTCAATGCTACTACTTTGCAGACTGAGATCGCTCTATAA